TCACCCCCGGCGAGGTCAGGGAGACGATTCCGCTGTTCCACCCGGTGTGGGCCGACGCCGACCCCGATGACATCGCCTTCGCCGACCAGCATGCCGCCCACGGCAACTTCCGTGACTGGGCCCGCCTCACCGCCCACGTGCGCCTGGCGCTTGCCCGTACCGGCCGGCCACGGGTGGACCGGGAGGTCCTGCGCTGGGCGTTCGGCCGGCTGGGCAGCTCCGCCTGATACCCGCTTGTACGCAGCACCGCAGGTCATCGTCTCTACCAGACAGCGCTGGGCGGGAAAACAGGGAGATGGGCCGCGATGGGTCTGCTGGATCCGATCAATGCACTTGGTGAGATCGCCGTGGACGTGCTGGTGTGCGGTCGGGCCGCCTCCCCGCGCTGTCCGCCCCGCAAGACGCTGCGCACGACGGGTCGTCCGCCCTTCACCGTGGTCGTGGACCGCGAAGGCGATGTGCGCTTCACCCGCACGGTGCTGGCCGCCCACCATCCGGCGGCGGGACGGGTCGTCGTCCACCCCACCGTCAGCGGCGGCGGCCGACTGCTGTGGCACGACGTCCTGCACGCCGTGGCCGACGGCCGTCCCCTGCGATCCCCCGTCTGCGCCGCCAGCGGCAACGCATCCGCGCAGGAGCGCTCAGCACGCGCCGCCCTCAAAGCCGCAGGCGTACGCCGGCTGACCGTTCTGCGGGCGCACCGTTTCGGATGCGGCGTCTGGGCGGAGCTGGTGGCCCTGCACCGCACCACCCGCACAGACGTGACCGTCGTGCACCACGCCGGACTGCCCGCAGACCTGGCGCATCTGCTGCGCCACTGCGACCACCGCATCCTCACCACTCACGCCGACGTGCGGGCGCTGCATCCGCCGGCGGAGACCTCGGGGGAGTCCTGGGTGGATGTACGGCATCGGTGACCGGCAGCGCCGGGGCGCGGTCCTGTGCCGGGCGGCGGTCCTGCTGAGGTTGTGCCGCTGCCCGACGCCGTCCCGAGGCGGCAGCTTCTCCCGTGCCATCAATCAGACAATGAATCGTTGTTCCATTGCTTCCGTGCGATAGGGTGGCGGTATGCCACGTGATCTCCGCCAGCAGGCCCGTGACCGTCTGTCCGTACTGGCTCCCGCCCCTGGTGACGACACCACGGCCGCGCGTCGCGTCGAGCAGGACGCATCGCTGGTGGGGCGACTGCTGGCAGCCGCCGGCGAGCAGAACGACCACGGGCAGGAACCGGGCGTGGGGCCGGACGACGTGGGTGCCGCTCTGGGCCTGTTCGAGGAGATGCGTGAGCAGCTGGACCGGCTGGAGACTCAGGTGGTCATCGAGGCGAGGCGCCGCGGTATGGACTGGCGGCAGATCGCCGCGCATCAGGGCCTGAATTCCTCCCAGGCCGCCTCCCAGCGTTATCAGCGACTGATGACACGGCTCGAAGAGATCCGTCAGGGCGTCCGGTGAGTGAGAACGAACGGCAGATGACAGACCAGCCACCGCAGTTGTTCAACGCGATCGACTCCCTGCTCGCTGCCGTCGATGAGGGCACCGTGCTCCCCGCCCCGGCAGAGCGGGTCCGGCTGCGGGAGGCCGCGGGCCTGACCCCCGCAGCCGTCGCCCAGGCCTTGGGCGTACGGGTGCCGAGCATCACCGCCTGGGAGGCTGGCCGCGCCGAACCCAGGGGCGAGCGCCTGGAGGCCTACCGACGCCTCCTCGAGGGCCTAGCCCACCGATACCCCGCCCCCGCCACACCCCCCGGGCGCGAAGACGCCGGCCGGCACGCGGCGTCCCGCCCCTAGCACCGACGGACCCGCAGGCGGAGGCGTCTTCAGCCCCCACTCCACCGCCCACGGCCGAGGAGACTTTCTCCGCCCCGCCCACGGTGCCGGAAGTCGAGCCAGCCGAGCTCGTGCAGGCGCCCGCAGTCCGGAGCGTTCCGCAGCCGCCGGACCCGGCCGGGCGGTCGGCTGCATCGTCGCGTCGGCCGGTGAAGAGACAGGCCGCCGCACCCGGCGGTACTGATCCGCGTTTTCCGCACGGTCCGCTGGCGGTCCTGGACGGTAACGGTTCCGCGTACGGGGTCGACGGCATCGTGCTGGACTGCCCGGCCACCACGATCGTGGAGTTGGTGGAGTGGACGCTGCGCGAGTCCGGCCTAGGTGCCGCGAAGCTGAACCGGCACGGCAAGGACTCCGACCCGCTCATCGTCCTCACCGCGGCGGCCGCCGTGAAGCTCGGCCTGCCCGAACGCCTGGAGGGCCACGAACAGCGCCGCTCCCTGCGCCTCCCGGGCGACCACCCGGCCGTCAAGCAGATCGGCAAGGCGAAGTGGCAGCTCACCCAGCGAGGCTTCGGCCCGTGGGCGCGGATCTACCGCAGGGCACAGGGCCGCGAGCGGCAGTGCGTGCAGCTGGCGATCCTGTCCTGGGACGCTCTCGATGAGCGGTCCTGGCCCGGCGTGGCAGAGATGGAGCCCGCCGACATCGCCCGCGTCCTTGCCGCCTACGCCACGCGGGTCATCACCCCACGCGGGTCGACGGCCGTGTCGGGGCTGGAGTTGATGACGGCGCTGCGCCCGCCCACCCGTGCCGTGCAGGATGTGGCGAGCGGGAGCTGGGTCTCCGGACACAATCCCGGCAGCCTCGGAACGCAGCCGGTGGACCCGGCCCCGCCGGAAGCCACCCCTGAGCATCCCGTGGTCGTTGACTCCGGCTGGGCGGGCGGGTTCCTGAACGAGGAGGCGTACCAGTGGGTGCGCGCGGTCGACTTGCTGAGCGATGACGAGTGCCTGCTGCCCTTCGCGGTCGGCCTGGACCTCAACACCGCATTCCTCGCCGCGTCGGCCCGCCTCACCGTGGGCCTGTCCGTCCCGGACCACTTCCACGCCCCGACGTTCAACCCGAAGATCCCCGGGTCCTGGCTGGTCGACCTCTCCCACATCGAGCTGGACCCCCGTCTTCCCTCACCTTTCACCCCGGACGGCACCCGCCCGACCGGCCCGGCCTGGTACCAGACGCACACCGTCGCCTACGCGCAGGAGCTCGGCTTCGCCGTGGCCCCGTTGGAGGCCTATCTGCGCCGGGAGACCGGCGCGTATCTGGATCCGTGGCACGACCGGCTGAAGACGGCGTACGTCGACACGCTCGCCGACCTCGGCGTCACCAAGGACCTCTCAGACGCTCAGTTCCTGGCAGCGATGGAGCGGCACAAGCAGACCGACCCCGCGATGGCCGCCGTCCTGGCCGCGATCAAGGCCACAGTGAAGGGAGGCGTGGGCAAGCTGCGTGAACGCCCGCAGGGAAAGTCATACAAGCAGGGCGAACGATGGCCAGCCCTGGAACGCCCGACGTGGCGCCCGGACATCCGGGCCGCGGTCATTTCCAAGGCGCGGGTCAACATGCACCGCAAGCTGAACAACATGGCAAAGATGACCGGCCTGTACCCGCTCGCGGTGCTGTCCGACTGCGTTGTCTACCCGAGCCCGGGGAAGAGCCCCCTCGGCTTCCTCCCGTACGCGGCCTCCGGCAAGCCGCAGCCGGGCGGGTTCCGCCTCGGCCCGACTCCTGGCCTGGCGAAGCTGGAAGGTGTGCAGTCGATGCTGTGGGCGGTCGACTTGATGGAGCAGGGCTACAACCCGGCGCGCCACATCAAGGGCGGCGACGCCGTTCTGGACGAAGGGGAGTAGCACGGTGGGGGAGATCGAGGACGCCATCGAGCGGGCCGGCCGGGAAGCGTTCACCAGACAGCCGCCCACGACCCTCAAAGGGCAGATCAGTTACCTGATGAAACAACTGAAGACGGCCGGGGCCGTCGCAGCCGAACTCGGTATCACCGCCGACTCCGTCAACCGCTACCGCCGCGGCGCCCGCAAGCACCCGCCCCGGCACATCCAGGAGCGGATCGACGCCGCCGTACGCTCCCGCTGGCAGCCCCTCATCCGCAAGCGCCGCCGCCAGAAAGCCGCCGCCACCGACGGGATCACCGTGGAGACCCGGGCCCGGTTCGGCTACAGCGCGCCCGTCGGCACGACCGACGACGGCCGCTTCCGCCGCCTGACCGTCCACCTTCCTGCGGAGTACGCGCGCCGCCTGTTCGACGCCCGCGAACAGGGCGCCGGCGACCAGCAGCTGCGCGACATCGTCGCGGAAGGACTGCAGGAGGTGTACTTCAAGGACGGCGGTCGGCGCGCCGCGGGCTTGGAGGTCGCCCTCAACGACATCGACTACTTCGACGTCTCCTTCTGACCTTTTCCTGACGTCTGGCCGGTGGCGTCCCATTCGTTGAACCGAGGCTCGGGAGTCGTCCCATGAGCAGGCTGGCTGTCACACGGGGGTGATTCGATTCCTTCGATGGGAAGACCGTCCGGGCGCGTGTTCTCCGGCGTCGGCTGGGGCGTCCAAGCGTGTGGGCACCCTCCACGACCGTCGTCACGCGGGATCACCACGAGGTGTGCCGCCGTTATCTCGCTTCGGCGCATTCGTCGACGACAGCGCAGAGCCGGCGAATCAGACTCAGGTAGGTGGCAGGGGCCGCGGTCCGCTGCATGTGGGACACAGCCTGGAGCCATTGGTGCCACAAGCCGCCCGAACCCAGGAATCGCGAGGCCCGGTCGCCTCCGAGATTCAGGTCGATGAACACGAGAGCGCCCATGGCCACGGTCTGGTCGTATGCCAGGTCGGGGCGGCGAAGATAGCGATCAAGGTAGGCGGCGAGCAGATCAGCGTCGCGCGCCGTGCCGAAACTGGCCAGGGCCACGCAATAGGCCAGCCCAGCAGACCTCGCTGGCCAGCAGAAGCTCCCCGAGGCGCTCACGGAACTCGGTCCGGCGGGAGACGGCAACGAGCCATGCGGCAGTCCTCCGCTCCGCCAGCCGCCATCGAGGAGGGTAGCGATCTCCTGCGCGGTACTGACTCCCGCGTCTTCGCCGAGATCCCGCACGAATCGGTCGTACTCAGGACTTCGCATGCGCAGCACGCTGCCGCTGAGCTTCAGATAGCGCCGCTCGGGCGTGACATAGCGGCGGCGCAGGGCCAGCAGCTCGGCATCCTCGTGGGCATGGCGCATCACAGATCCGATCCTGGCTTGCTGGTACGCAACGCGGCCAGCCCTTTTGACGTGACGCCACCCGTCCGCAGAGGGACAACTGCTGTGCCGCCCACGGTGCGGTGCCAAACTGGCATTGACGCTTCGAAGGGGCCCCACTCTTGCGGCTTGGGCTCTAGAGGTGGTTGCAACACCAGCCCCTCAAGGGTGTTGCGCTGGTCAAGCCGCGTCGAACATCGAAGAAGCCCGAGCCTGCTGTTGCTGCTCCGAGCGCTGGGGCCGGGCGGGTGGTGCGCGGCTAGAGCGGCAGGACAGGCTGGATCTGGTGTTTGGCGGCGGCCTTCTGCGTGGCGAGGAAGTCCTTGATAGCGGGCCGGCCCAGCAGCAGGGTCACGGTGCGCGGCTTGGGCCGGTGTCCGCCAGTGAGCTCGGTCAGGAAATCCGTGGTCACGATCCGCCGTGCCGGCGCATCATGCACGTCGTCCAGGACGCCCTGCTCAAGCAGCCGGACGGCCGTCTCGTCCAGGGTGTTCTCGATGGTGCGGTAGGCGTCGGCGGCATCCTGCTGGATGGCCTGCTGGGCAAGAGCCAGGGCCTGTTGGAGCAGACGGTGATGAAGCCAGTCGTCTTCGCCGCCGGGAGCCGGGAACGCTTCGGCGGCGGCCTCGCGCCGCTGGCCGTAGCTGCCGGCCGAGACGACAGCCTGCATCTTCTGCAGCAGACCAGCGATCCGCTCCACCTCCGCCGGATCCGGCACATCCAGCTCGGCCCGTGCGGGCTGCGCCTGTTCGATGTCGTCGCTCAGCACCTCCCACCGCCCATGCAGGTCACCGGCCCAGGCCGCCGACACCTCCCACTCGTGGATCACACTCTCCACGACAAAGGCCACCCGCAGGGCTTCCACCTCACCGTCATGGCGCTGTGCAGCAGCCAGCAACGTATCTGTCCGCTTCCGCAGCGCCGGCGGCACACCGTTGTCCGTGGTCGGCGCCGGATCGCCCTCGCTGTCCTGCCCGTCGACGGGCAGGACAGCGAACTCGTCCGCATCGAAATGGTCCAGGTCCCAGTACAGGATGCGGGCACCGCAGGCCGCGGCCAGGTGGGCAATAGCGTCGGCGTCGTACCGGTCCTCGCCAAGGACGGCCCGCAGCCCGGTGTCGCCACCCACCGATGCCGAGATCAGTTGCAGCCCGTGCCGGGAGGCCAATTCGGGCAGCGCATCGGCCACCTTGCGCAGGTCGGAAGCAACCACAGGAACAACCCCCAGCGTGCCGGCATCACAGATGGCGCCGACCGTAGCCCCAGCCGGCGCCGCCGCGGGCCGGCTCGCCAAAACCCCACCGGCCAACACGAGTTCCAGAGATGATGGGAGCCGGCACCCAAAGCCACCGAAACGATTCGCCACCGCGTCGGTGCGGCCGCCCGTCCGAGTCCGGGCACACAGCAGACGGCACAGACGGCCGCCCAACCCCCAAGGCCAGGACGCACAAGGCACATGGCAGGCCTAGGCCACGGGGACACCACACAGAACCCGCCAGTCCACTCGGCGCTCAAAACGGTGACGGGGCGCGCCCCTGGCACTTGGCCCGCCCCAACCAGCGGGCGGGGCGGGGCCCGGAAGGGTGAGGGGGTTCTAGAGTGCCGGGATGAGTGCGCGTGTGCAGCGGATGAGAGACCCCGATGTCCGCCCCCGCCTGCGGGAGTGGATCTGGCAGCAGCCGGAGGCGAAAGATGCTGTGCTGCGTGAGGAGTTCGGCCTGTGCAACGGCGAGTCCCGTGCCGACATGGCGGTCCTCGCTCCCCGCCTGACCGGCTTCGAAATCAAAAGCCCAGGCGACCGCCTGGACCGCCTGGCCCGCCAGGTCGGCTACTACGACCAGGTCTTCGAACCCTCCTGGCTCGTCACCACCGACCACTACCTGGACCAGGCATCAGCGCTGGCCTCACCGTGGTGGGGTGTGCTGCTCCTCGATGCCGCAGACGGGCAGCCGTCCCTGCGGGTGGTGCGCGCGGCAGGCCCCAACCCGGCCCGCGAGCCACTGGCGCTGGCCCGTCTGCTGTGGCGGGAGGAAGTCCTGGCCGAACTCACCGCGCTCGGCCGGCACACCGGCACCAGCCGGCTGCCCCGCCACC
The nucleotide sequence above comes from Streptomyces sp. N50. Encoded proteins:
- the tpg gene encoding telomere-protecting terminal protein Tpg, which gives rise to MGEIEDAIERAGREAFTRQPPTTLKGQISYLMKQLKTAGAVAAELGITADSVNRYRRGARKHPPRHIQERIDAAVRSRWQPLIRKRRRQKAAATDGITVETRARFGYSAPVGTTDDGRFRRLTVHLPAEYARRLFDAREQGAGDQQLRDIVAEGLQEVYFKDGGRRAAGLEVALNDIDYFDVSF
- a CDS encoding sce7726 family protein, which codes for MSARVQRMRDPDVRPRLREWIWQQPEAKDAVLREEFGLCNGESRADMAVLAPRLTGFEIKSPGDRLDRLARQVGYYDQVFEPSWLVTTDHYLDQASALASPWWGVLLLDAADGQPSLRVVRAAGPNPAREPLALARLLWREEVLAELTALGRHTGTSRLPRHRLWRLLADALPVARLSQRVQHALAARPPATVPPAPPSGPDAAYARP